DNA sequence from the Amycolatopsis sp. Hca4 genome:
ACTCGACCGGGTGGCGCCGGAGTGGCGAGCGCGGCGGCGAAGGCGCACAGCAGCCGCCGGATCGGCGTGCCTGCCTGTTCCTCGTACCAGAGCCCGAACTCCTCGCGGGTCGCCCGGGTGACCACGTCGGACACGACTACTCCTTCGCCCGCTCGACGTGGTCGGCCACCGTGCGGAAGGTCGGGCTTCGGAAGATCTCGACCAGCGGCAGCTCGACCCCGAACCGGATCCCCAGCTCGCGCACGAACTGGATGAACACGAACGAGTCGACGTCCAGCTCGAACAGGTTGTCGTCCGCGGCGGGTAGCCGGCCCGCCTCCGGCGCGACCCCGCGCCAGCACTCCTCGACCTCGGCGAGCACCGTGGTTCCCGGCATCAGCCGACCCCCTGTCCGACCAGCGTGCGCTCGACGCTCGGGCGGAGCTCGACGCCGCGCAGGAACTCCGCGGTGCGCTCGATGTCGTCGCTGAGCACGCGGTCTTCGTCCAGGCGCTCGACCAGGCCGCGGTAGGTCGCGTGCAGCGACCGGCAGTGCGCGGAGAGGACGAGGTCCGGTCGCAGGTCGACCGCCTGGCACGCGGTGAGCCACTCGACCGCCAGAACCGTCTCGAAGTCGCTGACGACCTGGCGGAGCTTGAGCACCGCCGTGCCGCCCATGCTGACGTGGTCTTCCTGCAGCTGGCAGGTCGGGATGGTGTCCACGCTGGCCGGGTGGCACAGCGTCTTCATCTCGTTGACCAGCGCCGCCGAGGTGTACTGCACGATCATCAGCCCGGAGTTGACGCCCGGGTCGGTGGTGAGGAAGTCCGGCAGGCCGCGACGCCCGGACAGCAGTTGGTAGGTGCGGCGCTCGGAGATCGAGCCCAGCTCGGTTACCGCGATGGCGAGCAGGTCGGCCGACATGGCCACCGACTCGCCGTGCAGGTTACCGCCGAACAGCGCGATCTCGTCGTCGGGGAAGAACAGCGGGTTGTCCGCGACCGTGTCGACCTCGTTGAGGATGGCCGTTTCCGCGTTGTCGATGTGCTCGCGCGCGGCGCCGTGCACCTGCGGGATGCACCGGAACGAGTACGGGTCCTGCATTGACGGGACCGCGCTCGGCAGCTTTGCATGGTTGCTGCCACGGGTGTGCTCGCGCAGTGCGCCGGCCACCGCGCCGCGCCAGCGGTTGCCTGACCGGCGGTGGTAACGCTCGTCGAAGAACCGCTCGGCGCAGCTGAACGACTGCAGGCTCATCGCCGCCACCAGGTCTGCGGTCTCGGCCAGTGCGACGATCC
Encoded proteins:
- a CDS encoding acyl carrier protein, with the translated sequence MPGTTVLAEVEECWRGVAPEAGRLPAADDNLFELDVDSFVFIQFVRELGIRFGVELPLVEIFRSPTFRTVADHVERAKE
- the hutH gene encoding histidine ammonia-lyase: MTTFVIQPDDRWTLASLLAASAPGTEIRLSEDTRRAITRTSDWVERLSAGPDLVYGVNTGFGALADVRVRAGDEHELQLRHVLSHACGVGGPSPRAVVRMMMLVKLLTFRSGQTGVSLAVAERLVDMLNHGVHPVVPERGTVGASGDLAPLSHLALPLLGRGKVEYEGRVHDAADVLRRLGWPPLRLTAKDGLALTNGTQYITSVALVELGRIVALAETADLVAAMSLQSFSCAERFFDERYHRRSGNRWRGAVAGALREHTRGSNHAKLPSAVPSMQDPYSFRCIPQVHGAAREHIDNAETAILNEVDTVADNPLFFPDDEIALFGGNLHGESVAMSADLLAIAVTELGSISERRTYQLLSGRRGLPDFLTTDPGVNSGLMIVQYTSAALVNEMKTLCHPASVDTIPTCQLQEDHVSMGGTAVLKLRQVVSDFETVLAVEWLTACQAVDLRPDLVLSAHCRSLHATYRGLVERLDEDRVLSDDIERTAEFLRGVELRPSVERTLVGQGVG